The following coding sequences lie in one Zingiber officinale cultivar Zhangliang chromosome 2B, Zo_v1.1, whole genome shotgun sequence genomic window:
- the LOC122046318 gene encoding ATP-dependent DNA helicase Q-like SIM isoform X1 — MDRGEVSADYIIAKLIDMGFEFSKASEAVELVGPSLDRAVEFILSGSSKSDNKGNLQALSSSRSQIFDQGYAPSYTSNRRKQSSIKDHLHPLHRIKGNVSSNSSFSSTYGRSSLKCKELDQQDISNIDTTLKVDFPSEYSQQVTENGVNSTALVSQEKCNSQSHSLHNQEVKLEWEQKVGDILHKHFGFSSLKGFQKKALDAWLANRDCLVLAATGSGKSLCFQIPAIMTSKVVIVISPLISLMHDQCLKLAKYGVSACFLGSGQSDNSVEHKAMCGAYKIVYVCPETILRLVEPLKGLAVNPGITLFAIDEAHCVSKWGHDFRPDYRRLSVLRENFTQFNIPLMALTATATNPVREDILKSLHMSKETEIILTSFFRPNLRFSVKHSRTSSVCSYRKDFKELIQAYTATRMANIRKQKASAIDNDNSDTNSSDYVKSAGEETSLSNSEDDEGGSTYKNWEVNGSNDYASLEKIQLTVEYLEDELDIPSFSDDFDVSCGEFPSIESENLKTFDTSKSFDMQVSLEEGPTIIYVPTRKETLRIADYLCKFNVKAAAYHAKLPKSHLRHVHHEFHQGSIQVVVATIAFGMGIDKSNVRRIIHYGWPQSLEAYYQEAGRAGRDGKLSDCTLYSNLSRIPTLLPSQRNDEQTKQAYKLLSDCFRYAMNTTTCRAKALVGYFGEELDCDGCHLCDICVAGPPEIQNMKAEADVFLGVLKAEHAYAHNAYTDDTANKMVAGRPNFRMVVSRIREQFRKFATSDPVWWRGLARILEEKGYITEGDVLVRVSIKYPELTEQGLRFLRSESEKEFLAYPEADMLLSSKADKPYSSFSEWGRGWADPEIRRQRLEGKKYRKRKRRPARRKNPEPNTVRGRLSAKLSKKRIN; from the exons atggatagaggtgaagtttctGCTGATTATATTATAGCCAAATTAATTGACATGGGCTTTGAGTTTTCTAAAGCTAGTGAAGCTGTAGAACTTGTTGGTCCATCACTTGATCGTGCTGTGGAGTTTATCTTGAGTGGTTCCTCTAAGAGCGATAATAAAGGGAATTTGCAGGCTCTTAGCAGTTCAAGAAGTCAAATCTTTGACCAAGGCTATGCACCCTCTTACACTTCAAATAGAAGGAAACAATCGAGCATAAAAGATCATCTTCACCCATTGCATAGGATAAAAGGAAATGTTTCTTCCAACTCTTCCTTTTCTAGCACTTATGGAAGAAGCAGTTTAAAGTGCAAGGAATTAGATCAACAGGATATTTCCAATATTGATACCACTTTGAAAGTGGATTTTCCTTCAGAATACAGTCAACAGGTAACTGAAAATGGTGTCAATTCTACAGCGTTAGTTTCACAAGAAAAATGTAACTCTCAGTCTCATAGTTTGCACAATCAAGAAGTCAAATTAGAGTGGGAACAAAAAGTCGGTGATATTTTGCACAAGCATTTTGGTTTTTCATCCTTAAAGGGTTTTCAAAAGAAAGCTTTGGATGCATGGTTAGCTAACAGAGATTGCCTTGTTCTTGCTGCTACTGGATCAG GCAAATCTCTCTGTTTTCAAATTCCAGCAATTATGACAAGCAAGGTTGTGATTGTTATTTCACCACTGATAAGTTTGATGCATGATCAATGCTTGAAACTGGCGAAATATGGTGTATCTGCATGCTTCCTTGGGTCTGGACAATCTGACAACAGTGTTGAGCACAAAGCCATGTGCGGTGCATACAAGATTGTTTATGTTTGCCCTGAGACAATATTAAG GCTTGTAGAGCCACTTAAGGGTCTTGCAGTAAATCCTGGGATCACACTGTTTGCTATTGATGAGGCTCATTGTGTTTCTAAGTGGGGTCATGATTTTCGGCCTGATTACAG GCGATtaagtgtgctgagagagaacTTCACACAGTTCAATATTCCCTTGATGGCATTGACTGCTACTGCAACAAATCCTGTCCGGGAAGACATTTTGAAGTCATTGCACATGTCAAAAGAAACAGAGATTATACTGACTTCTTTTTTCAGACCAAATCTTCGATTTTCA GTTAAACACAGTAGAACATCTTCAGTGTGTTCATACCGTAAAGACTTTAAGGAGCTGATACAAGCTTACACAGCTACAAGGATGGCAAACATAAGAAAACAGAAAGCTAGTGCCATTGATAATGATAACTCTGACACCAATTCTTCAGATTATGTTAAATCTGCTGGAGAAGAAACTTCACTATCTAATAGTGAGGATGATGAGGGTGGCAGCACATATAAAAATTGGGAAGTCAATGGGTCTAATGATTATGCATCTCTTGAAAAGATTCAACTGACTGTTGAGTATCTAGAAGATGAGCTGGACATTCCTTCGTTTTCAGATGATTTTGATG tTTCTTGCGGTGAGTTTCCTTCTATTGAATCCGAGAATTTGAAGACTTTTGACACATCCAAATCATTTGATATGCAAGTGTCTTTGGAAGAAGGTCCAACAATTATCTATGTTCCTACTCGAAAAGAAACTTTAAGGATAGCAGATTATCTTTGTAAGTTTAATGTCAAGGCTGCAGCGTATCATGCAAAG CTACCAAAAAGCCATCTGAGACATGTCCATCATGAATTTCATCAAGGCTCTATACAG GTTGTTGTAGCAACAATTGCTTTTGGAATGGGAATTGATAAGTCCAATGTTCGAAGAATCATCCATTATGGATGGCCACAG AGTTTGGAAGCATACTATCAAGAAGCTGGTCGAGCTGGGAGAGATGGAAAACTCTCAGATTGCA CTTTATATTCAAATCTATCACGAATACCAACGCTTCTTCCTAGTCAAAGAAACGATGAACAGACAAAACAAGCATATAAGCTGTTATCTGATTGTTTCCG GTATGCTATGAACACTACTACTTGCCGAGCCAAAGCATTAGTGGGTTACTTTGGGGAGGAGCTTGACTGTGATGGATGCCACTT ATGTGACATCTGTGTTGCTGGACCTCCCGAGATACAAAATATGAAGGCTGAAGCAGATGTTTTCTTAGGGGTGCTAAAAGCTGAACAT GCATATGCTCATAATGCATATACAGATGATACTGCTAATAAGATGGTTGCTGGGAGGCCAAACTTCAGGATGGTAGTAAGCCGAATAAGAGAACAG TTTCGCAAGTTTGCTACAAGTGACCCGGTTTGGTGGCGTGGCCTTGCACGAATTCTGGAGGAAAAGGGGTACATTACAGAAGGAGATGTTTTG GTTCGTGTGTCAATCAAATATCCAGAGCTAACAGAACAAGGCTTGAGATTTCTCCGCTCCGAATCTGAAAAGGAGTTTTTAGCATATCCAGAAGCAGATATGCTACTCTCATCAAAAGCAGACAAGCCGTATTCTTCTTTCTCCGAGTGGGGGCGGGGTTGGGCAGATCCAGAGATACGCCGCCAACGTCTCGAAGGTAAAAAATAtcggaaaaggaaaagaagaccCGCTCGTAGAAAGAATCCAGAACCAAACACAGTAAGAGGAAGGTTATCTGCAAAGCTATCAAAGAAAAGAATAAATTAA
- the LOC122046318 gene encoding ATP-dependent DNA helicase Q-like SIM isoform X3, producing the protein MIWIEALSSSRSQIFDQGYAPSYTSNRRKQSSIKDHLHPLHRIKGNVSSNSSFSSTYGRSSLKCKELDQQDISNIDTTLKVDFPSEYSQQVTENGVNSTALVSQEKCNSQSHSLHNQEVKLEWEQKVGDILHKHFGFSSLKGFQKKALDAWLANRDCLVLAATGSGKSLCFQIPAIMTSKVVIVISPLISLMHDQCLKLAKYGVSACFLGSGQSDNSVEHKAMCGAYKIVYVCPETILRLVEPLKGLAVNPGITLFAIDEAHCVSKWGHDFRPDYRRLSVLRENFTQFNIPLMALTATATNPVREDILKSLHMSKETEIILTSFFRPNLRFSVKHSRTSSVCSYRKDFKELIQAYTATRMANIRKQKASAIDNDNSDTNSSDYVKSAGEETSLSNSEDDEGGSTYKNWEVNGSNDYASLEKIQLTVEYLEDELDIPSFSDDFDVSCGEFPSIESENLKTFDTSKSFDMQVSLEEGPTIIYVPTRKETLRIADYLCKFNVKAAAYHAKLPKSHLRHVHHEFHQGSIQVVVATIAFGMGIDKSNVRRIIHYGWPQSLEAYYQEAGRAGRDGKLSDCTLYSNLSRIPTLLPSQRNDEQTKQAYKLLSDCFRYAMNTTTCRAKALVGYFGEELDCDGCHLCDICVAGPPEIQNMKAEADVFLGVLKAEHAYAHNAYTDDTANKMVAGRPNFRMVVSRIREQFRKFATSDPVWWRGLARILEEKGYITEGDVLVRVSIKYPELTEQGLRFLRSESEKEFLAYPEADMLLSSKADKPYSSFSEWGRGWADPEIRRQRLEGKKYRKRKRRPARRKNPEPNTVRGRLSAKLSKKRIN; encoded by the exons ATGatatggatagag GCTCTTAGCAGTTCAAGAAGTCAAATCTTTGACCAAGGCTATGCACCCTCTTACACTTCAAATAGAAGGAAACAATCGAGCATAAAAGATCATCTTCACCCATTGCATAGGATAAAAGGAAATGTTTCTTCCAACTCTTCCTTTTCTAGCACTTATGGAAGAAGCAGTTTAAAGTGCAAGGAATTAGATCAACAGGATATTTCCAATATTGATACCACTTTGAAAGTGGATTTTCCTTCAGAATACAGTCAACAGGTAACTGAAAATGGTGTCAATTCTACAGCGTTAGTTTCACAAGAAAAATGTAACTCTCAGTCTCATAGTTTGCACAATCAAGAAGTCAAATTAGAGTGGGAACAAAAAGTCGGTGATATTTTGCACAAGCATTTTGGTTTTTCATCCTTAAAGGGTTTTCAAAAGAAAGCTTTGGATGCATGGTTAGCTAACAGAGATTGCCTTGTTCTTGCTGCTACTGGATCAG GCAAATCTCTCTGTTTTCAAATTCCAGCAATTATGACAAGCAAGGTTGTGATTGTTATTTCACCACTGATAAGTTTGATGCATGATCAATGCTTGAAACTGGCGAAATATGGTGTATCTGCATGCTTCCTTGGGTCTGGACAATCTGACAACAGTGTTGAGCACAAAGCCATGTGCGGTGCATACAAGATTGTTTATGTTTGCCCTGAGACAATATTAAG GCTTGTAGAGCCACTTAAGGGTCTTGCAGTAAATCCTGGGATCACACTGTTTGCTATTGATGAGGCTCATTGTGTTTCTAAGTGGGGTCATGATTTTCGGCCTGATTACAG GCGATtaagtgtgctgagagagaacTTCACACAGTTCAATATTCCCTTGATGGCATTGACTGCTACTGCAACAAATCCTGTCCGGGAAGACATTTTGAAGTCATTGCACATGTCAAAAGAAACAGAGATTATACTGACTTCTTTTTTCAGACCAAATCTTCGATTTTCA GTTAAACACAGTAGAACATCTTCAGTGTGTTCATACCGTAAAGACTTTAAGGAGCTGATACAAGCTTACACAGCTACAAGGATGGCAAACATAAGAAAACAGAAAGCTAGTGCCATTGATAATGATAACTCTGACACCAATTCTTCAGATTATGTTAAATCTGCTGGAGAAGAAACTTCACTATCTAATAGTGAGGATGATGAGGGTGGCAGCACATATAAAAATTGGGAAGTCAATGGGTCTAATGATTATGCATCTCTTGAAAAGATTCAACTGACTGTTGAGTATCTAGAAGATGAGCTGGACATTCCTTCGTTTTCAGATGATTTTGATG tTTCTTGCGGTGAGTTTCCTTCTATTGAATCCGAGAATTTGAAGACTTTTGACACATCCAAATCATTTGATATGCAAGTGTCTTTGGAAGAAGGTCCAACAATTATCTATGTTCCTACTCGAAAAGAAACTTTAAGGATAGCAGATTATCTTTGTAAGTTTAATGTCAAGGCTGCAGCGTATCATGCAAAG CTACCAAAAAGCCATCTGAGACATGTCCATCATGAATTTCATCAAGGCTCTATACAG GTTGTTGTAGCAACAATTGCTTTTGGAATGGGAATTGATAAGTCCAATGTTCGAAGAATCATCCATTATGGATGGCCACAG AGTTTGGAAGCATACTATCAAGAAGCTGGTCGAGCTGGGAGAGATGGAAAACTCTCAGATTGCA CTTTATATTCAAATCTATCACGAATACCAACGCTTCTTCCTAGTCAAAGAAACGATGAACAGACAAAACAAGCATATAAGCTGTTATCTGATTGTTTCCG GTATGCTATGAACACTACTACTTGCCGAGCCAAAGCATTAGTGGGTTACTTTGGGGAGGAGCTTGACTGTGATGGATGCCACTT ATGTGACATCTGTGTTGCTGGACCTCCCGAGATACAAAATATGAAGGCTGAAGCAGATGTTTTCTTAGGGGTGCTAAAAGCTGAACAT GCATATGCTCATAATGCATATACAGATGATACTGCTAATAAGATGGTTGCTGGGAGGCCAAACTTCAGGATGGTAGTAAGCCGAATAAGAGAACAG TTTCGCAAGTTTGCTACAAGTGACCCGGTTTGGTGGCGTGGCCTTGCACGAATTCTGGAGGAAAAGGGGTACATTACAGAAGGAGATGTTTTG GTTCGTGTGTCAATCAAATATCCAGAGCTAACAGAACAAGGCTTGAGATTTCTCCGCTCCGAATCTGAAAAGGAGTTTTTAGCATATCCAGAAGCAGATATGCTACTCTCATCAAAAGCAGACAAGCCGTATTCTTCTTTCTCCGAGTGGGGGCGGGGTTGGGCAGATCCAGAGATACGCCGCCAACGTCTCGAAGGTAAAAAATAtcggaaaaggaaaagaagaccCGCTCGTAGAAAGAATCCAGAACCAAACACAGTAAGAGGAAGGTTATCTGCAAAGCTATCAAAGAAAAGAATAAATTAA
- the LOC122046318 gene encoding ATP-dependent DNA helicase Q-like SIM isoform X5 encodes MDRGEVSADYIIAKLIDMGFEFSKASEAVELVGPSLDRAVEFILSGSSKSDNKGNLQALSSSRSQIFDQGYAPSYTSNRRKQSSIKDHLHPLHRIKGNVSSNSSFSSTYGRSSLKCKELDQQDISNIDTTLKVDFPSEYSQQVTENGVNSTALVSQEKCNSQSHSLHNQEVKLEWEQKVGDILHKHFGFSSLKGFQKKALDAWLANRDCLVLAATGSGKSLCFQIPAIMTSKVVIVISPLISLMHDQCLKLAKYGVSACFLGSGQSDNSVEHKAMCGAYKIVYVCPETILRLVEPLKGLAVNPGITLFAIDEAHCVSKWGHDFRPDYRRLSVLRENFTQFNIPLMALTATATNPVREDILKSLHMSKETEIILTSFFRPNLRFSVKHSRTSSVCSYRKDFKELIQAYTATRMANIRKQKASAIDNDNSDTNSSDYVKSAGEETSLSNSEDDEGGSTYKNWEVNGSNDYASLEKIQLTVEYLEDELDIPSFSDDFDVSCGEFPSIESENLKTFDTSKSFDMQVSLEEGPTIIYVPTRKETLRIADYLCKFNVKAAAYHAKLPKSHLRHVHHEFHQGSIQVVVATIAFGMGIDKSNVRRIIHYGWPQSLEAYYQEAGRAGRDGKLSDCTLYSNLSRIPTLLPSQRNDEQTKQAYKLLSDCFRYAMNTTTCRAKALVGYFGEELDCDGCHLHMLIMHIQMILLIRWLLGGQTSGW; translated from the exons atggatagaggtgaagtttctGCTGATTATATTATAGCCAAATTAATTGACATGGGCTTTGAGTTTTCTAAAGCTAGTGAAGCTGTAGAACTTGTTGGTCCATCACTTGATCGTGCTGTGGAGTTTATCTTGAGTGGTTCCTCTAAGAGCGATAATAAAGGGAATTTGCAGGCTCTTAGCAGTTCAAGAAGTCAAATCTTTGACCAAGGCTATGCACCCTCTTACACTTCAAATAGAAGGAAACAATCGAGCATAAAAGATCATCTTCACCCATTGCATAGGATAAAAGGAAATGTTTCTTCCAACTCTTCCTTTTCTAGCACTTATGGAAGAAGCAGTTTAAAGTGCAAGGAATTAGATCAACAGGATATTTCCAATATTGATACCACTTTGAAAGTGGATTTTCCTTCAGAATACAGTCAACAGGTAACTGAAAATGGTGTCAATTCTACAGCGTTAGTTTCACAAGAAAAATGTAACTCTCAGTCTCATAGTTTGCACAATCAAGAAGTCAAATTAGAGTGGGAACAAAAAGTCGGTGATATTTTGCACAAGCATTTTGGTTTTTCATCCTTAAAGGGTTTTCAAAAGAAAGCTTTGGATGCATGGTTAGCTAACAGAGATTGCCTTGTTCTTGCTGCTACTGGATCAG GCAAATCTCTCTGTTTTCAAATTCCAGCAATTATGACAAGCAAGGTTGTGATTGTTATTTCACCACTGATAAGTTTGATGCATGATCAATGCTTGAAACTGGCGAAATATGGTGTATCTGCATGCTTCCTTGGGTCTGGACAATCTGACAACAGTGTTGAGCACAAAGCCATGTGCGGTGCATACAAGATTGTTTATGTTTGCCCTGAGACAATATTAAG GCTTGTAGAGCCACTTAAGGGTCTTGCAGTAAATCCTGGGATCACACTGTTTGCTATTGATGAGGCTCATTGTGTTTCTAAGTGGGGTCATGATTTTCGGCCTGATTACAG GCGATtaagtgtgctgagagagaacTTCACACAGTTCAATATTCCCTTGATGGCATTGACTGCTACTGCAACAAATCCTGTCCGGGAAGACATTTTGAAGTCATTGCACATGTCAAAAGAAACAGAGATTATACTGACTTCTTTTTTCAGACCAAATCTTCGATTTTCA GTTAAACACAGTAGAACATCTTCAGTGTGTTCATACCGTAAAGACTTTAAGGAGCTGATACAAGCTTACACAGCTACAAGGATGGCAAACATAAGAAAACAGAAAGCTAGTGCCATTGATAATGATAACTCTGACACCAATTCTTCAGATTATGTTAAATCTGCTGGAGAAGAAACTTCACTATCTAATAGTGAGGATGATGAGGGTGGCAGCACATATAAAAATTGGGAAGTCAATGGGTCTAATGATTATGCATCTCTTGAAAAGATTCAACTGACTGTTGAGTATCTAGAAGATGAGCTGGACATTCCTTCGTTTTCAGATGATTTTGATG tTTCTTGCGGTGAGTTTCCTTCTATTGAATCCGAGAATTTGAAGACTTTTGACACATCCAAATCATTTGATATGCAAGTGTCTTTGGAAGAAGGTCCAACAATTATCTATGTTCCTACTCGAAAAGAAACTTTAAGGATAGCAGATTATCTTTGTAAGTTTAATGTCAAGGCTGCAGCGTATCATGCAAAG CTACCAAAAAGCCATCTGAGACATGTCCATCATGAATTTCATCAAGGCTCTATACAG GTTGTTGTAGCAACAATTGCTTTTGGAATGGGAATTGATAAGTCCAATGTTCGAAGAATCATCCATTATGGATGGCCACAG AGTTTGGAAGCATACTATCAAGAAGCTGGTCGAGCTGGGAGAGATGGAAAACTCTCAGATTGCA CTTTATATTCAAATCTATCACGAATACCAACGCTTCTTCCTAGTCAAAGAAACGATGAACAGACAAAACAAGCATATAAGCTGTTATCTGATTGTTTCCG GTATGCTATGAACACTACTACTTGCCGAGCCAAAGCATTAGTGGGTTACTTTGGGGAGGAGCTTGACTGTGATGGATGCCACTT GCATATGCTCATAATGCATATACAGATGATACTGCTAATAAGATGGTTGCTGGGAGGCCAAACTTCAGGATGGTAG
- the LOC122046318 gene encoding ATP-dependent DNA helicase Q-like SIM isoform X2 has product MDRGEVSADYIIAKLIDMGFEFSKASEAVELVGPSLDRAVEFILSGSSKSDNKGNLQALSSSRSQIFDQGYAPSYTSNRRKQSSIKDHLHPLHRIKGNVSSNSSFSSTYGRSSLKCKELDQQDISNIDTTLKVDFPSEYSQQVTENGVNSTALVSQEKCNSQSHSLHNQEVKLEWEQKVGDILHKHFGFSSLKGFQKKALDAWLANRDCLVLAATGSGKSLCFQIPAIMTSKVVIVISPLISLMHDQCLKLAKYGVSACFLGSGQSDNSVEHKAMCGAYKIVYVCPETILRLVEPLKGLAVNPGITLFAIDEAHCVSKWGHDFRPDYRRLSVLRENFTQFNIPLMALTATATNPVREDILKSLHMSKETEIILTSFFRPNLRFSVKHSRTSSVCSYRKDFKELIQAYTATRMANIRKQKASAIDNDNSDTNSSDYVKSAGEETSLSNSEDDEGGSTYKNWEVNGSNDYASLEKIQLTVEYLEDELDIPSFSDDFDVSCGEFPSIESENLKTFDTSKSFDMQVSLEEGPTIIYVPTRKETLRIADYLCKFNVKAAAYHAKLPKSHLRHVHHEFHQGSIQSLEAYYQEAGRAGRDGKLSDCTLYSNLSRIPTLLPSQRNDEQTKQAYKLLSDCFRYAMNTTTCRAKALVGYFGEELDCDGCHLCDICVAGPPEIQNMKAEADVFLGVLKAEHAYAHNAYTDDTANKMVAGRPNFRMVVSRIREQFRKFATSDPVWWRGLARILEEKGYITEGDVLVRVSIKYPELTEQGLRFLRSESEKEFLAYPEADMLLSSKADKPYSSFSEWGRGWADPEIRRQRLEGKKYRKRKRRPARRKNPEPNTVRGRLSAKLSKKRIN; this is encoded by the exons atggatagaggtgaagtttctGCTGATTATATTATAGCCAAATTAATTGACATGGGCTTTGAGTTTTCTAAAGCTAGTGAAGCTGTAGAACTTGTTGGTCCATCACTTGATCGTGCTGTGGAGTTTATCTTGAGTGGTTCCTCTAAGAGCGATAATAAAGGGAATTTGCAGGCTCTTAGCAGTTCAAGAAGTCAAATCTTTGACCAAGGCTATGCACCCTCTTACACTTCAAATAGAAGGAAACAATCGAGCATAAAAGATCATCTTCACCCATTGCATAGGATAAAAGGAAATGTTTCTTCCAACTCTTCCTTTTCTAGCACTTATGGAAGAAGCAGTTTAAAGTGCAAGGAATTAGATCAACAGGATATTTCCAATATTGATACCACTTTGAAAGTGGATTTTCCTTCAGAATACAGTCAACAGGTAACTGAAAATGGTGTCAATTCTACAGCGTTAGTTTCACAAGAAAAATGTAACTCTCAGTCTCATAGTTTGCACAATCAAGAAGTCAAATTAGAGTGGGAACAAAAAGTCGGTGATATTTTGCACAAGCATTTTGGTTTTTCATCCTTAAAGGGTTTTCAAAAGAAAGCTTTGGATGCATGGTTAGCTAACAGAGATTGCCTTGTTCTTGCTGCTACTGGATCAG GCAAATCTCTCTGTTTTCAAATTCCAGCAATTATGACAAGCAAGGTTGTGATTGTTATTTCACCACTGATAAGTTTGATGCATGATCAATGCTTGAAACTGGCGAAATATGGTGTATCTGCATGCTTCCTTGGGTCTGGACAATCTGACAACAGTGTTGAGCACAAAGCCATGTGCGGTGCATACAAGATTGTTTATGTTTGCCCTGAGACAATATTAAG GCTTGTAGAGCCACTTAAGGGTCTTGCAGTAAATCCTGGGATCACACTGTTTGCTATTGATGAGGCTCATTGTGTTTCTAAGTGGGGTCATGATTTTCGGCCTGATTACAG GCGATtaagtgtgctgagagagaacTTCACACAGTTCAATATTCCCTTGATGGCATTGACTGCTACTGCAACAAATCCTGTCCGGGAAGACATTTTGAAGTCATTGCACATGTCAAAAGAAACAGAGATTATACTGACTTCTTTTTTCAGACCAAATCTTCGATTTTCA GTTAAACACAGTAGAACATCTTCAGTGTGTTCATACCGTAAAGACTTTAAGGAGCTGATACAAGCTTACACAGCTACAAGGATGGCAAACATAAGAAAACAGAAAGCTAGTGCCATTGATAATGATAACTCTGACACCAATTCTTCAGATTATGTTAAATCTGCTGGAGAAGAAACTTCACTATCTAATAGTGAGGATGATGAGGGTGGCAGCACATATAAAAATTGGGAAGTCAATGGGTCTAATGATTATGCATCTCTTGAAAAGATTCAACTGACTGTTGAGTATCTAGAAGATGAGCTGGACATTCCTTCGTTTTCAGATGATTTTGATG tTTCTTGCGGTGAGTTTCCTTCTATTGAATCCGAGAATTTGAAGACTTTTGACACATCCAAATCATTTGATATGCAAGTGTCTTTGGAAGAAGGTCCAACAATTATCTATGTTCCTACTCGAAAAGAAACTTTAAGGATAGCAGATTATCTTTGTAAGTTTAATGTCAAGGCTGCAGCGTATCATGCAAAG CTACCAAAAAGCCATCTGAGACATGTCCATCATGAATTTCATCAAGGCTCTATACAG AGTTTGGAAGCATACTATCAAGAAGCTGGTCGAGCTGGGAGAGATGGAAAACTCTCAGATTGCA CTTTATATTCAAATCTATCACGAATACCAACGCTTCTTCCTAGTCAAAGAAACGATGAACAGACAAAACAAGCATATAAGCTGTTATCTGATTGTTTCCG GTATGCTATGAACACTACTACTTGCCGAGCCAAAGCATTAGTGGGTTACTTTGGGGAGGAGCTTGACTGTGATGGATGCCACTT ATGTGACATCTGTGTTGCTGGACCTCCCGAGATACAAAATATGAAGGCTGAAGCAGATGTTTTCTTAGGGGTGCTAAAAGCTGAACAT GCATATGCTCATAATGCATATACAGATGATACTGCTAATAAGATGGTTGCTGGGAGGCCAAACTTCAGGATGGTAGTAAGCCGAATAAGAGAACAG TTTCGCAAGTTTGCTACAAGTGACCCGGTTTGGTGGCGTGGCCTTGCACGAATTCTGGAGGAAAAGGGGTACATTACAGAAGGAGATGTTTTG GTTCGTGTGTCAATCAAATATCCAGAGCTAACAGAACAAGGCTTGAGATTTCTCCGCTCCGAATCTGAAAAGGAGTTTTTAGCATATCCAGAAGCAGATATGCTACTCTCATCAAAAGCAGACAAGCCGTATTCTTCTTTCTCCGAGTGGGGGCGGGGTTGGGCAGATCCAGAGATACGCCGCCAACGTCTCGAAGGTAAAAAATAtcggaaaaggaaaagaagaccCGCTCGTAGAAAGAATCCAGAACCAAACACAGTAAGAGGAAGGTTATCTGCAAAGCTATCAAAGAAAAGAATAAATTAA